GGACACATTTACAACCAGAATGTGTCACAGAAGGACTGGTAAGGCATTGCCCAGGCTGGCCCTTGAGGTTGTGGGTGTTGAGTGGGGTTCACGGACCCCTGGAGGATAAGCTTGCTCTCCCATTTCTATGGAGAACCTTACAAAGGAATGTTTTGTCCCTGGTCACACAACCGATTAGAAATAGGGTCCGCGTGTCTTTAATTCCAGCTGAGGGGTTCCTGGTCAGAGGAGTGGattttgatttgccttttttttggtacgcgggactcactgttgtggcctctcccgttgcggagcacaggctccggacgcgcaggctcagcggccatggctcacgggcccagccgctccgcggcatgtgggatcttcccacaccggggcacgaacccgtgtcccctgcatcggcaggcagactctcaaccactgcgccaccagggaagctctttgaTTTGCTTTGATGTGGGTGTTTGTTCATATCTGCAAAATGGTAACAGAGAAGGCGGGAGAGGTAGACATTAGAGCCACATACCGGGGGATCTTTCGCCTACTTGCGTGCGCTTGGCGAAGCTCTGTTACATGCGTCATTTGATGCCAGTGTCTAACCACCTTGTAAGGCAGTGGGATGGGttgtgtccccattttatagctgcAGAGATTGAGGCCCAAAGAGAATTTACATTATACTCCTGGAGTCTTGAATTCTGGATGCCTCACTTCAAGAAAGAGAGAAGTAATCAAAAAATCATTCAGAGAAAGGACATCAGCTTGTTGAAGGCACGTTTCAACATGCTCTCCTGGAAAGAACGGTTTAAGGAATAATAGTCTGAGAAGGAGAGGACTTGGGGACACACGCAGCtgagagggcaggagaggggctggCGTGCTCTGAGGCGCACCGTGTGGTTTGGGTGTAGGACTGGGGCCAGCGAGGAGAGCTCCAGGGAACCAGATTGAAGTGAGTTGAGGGGGCATTTCCTGTGCAGGCCGTTTGAGGAGCAGGGGCGCCTCATCCCGGAGGGCTCTGAGCGCAGGTGCGGTGATACCTGCATCTGATCCCCGTGGAGCGGTTACGCCACACGGGGGAGCCCAGGTCAGCGTTGCCTCTACTTGGTCAGGTGTCAGGATCACCAGGTGGGCTTTGAGAAAATACAGAGTCCCAGCACCCCGTCCGCCATGATTTTTgggttcttttttgttgttgtttttcccagctttattgcgATGAATCAGACATGTGGCGTTGTATAAGGTTAcgtgatttgatacatgtatctATTGTGGAACAAGGTTAGACAACACCTCCATCGCCTCACAGGGTAACCATGCAGGTGTGGGTGTGgtagaacatttaagatctactctcttagcagcttcaAGTGTACATAATTGTTAACATGTATTGTTAAcgatagtcaccatgctgtatgttagataccaccccccaccccctgcccaagATTTTGATTCAGTGAATATGGGGGTTGGGGCATGGCAGAAGCTTTTTCTTAAATAAGTGATTGTTAAATAAGTGATTGTGAAGCAGTTGGTCCAGAGCAGCATTTGGGGGTTTTGAACCTGTCCAGCTCCGAGTGTGTGATTTTTCTGAGAACCCGTCTGGTTAGATGCGGACTCTGGATCGACCCTGCCTGCCTTTCAATCTAGCTTTGCTCCTTGTTCATTGTGAAACAAGTTACTTAATCCCCAGTGtattcagcttcttcatctgtaaagcggTGGCAGTATTTTGAGTATTAAAtaagagtgtgtgagtgtgtgtgtgtgtgtgtgtgtgtgtgtgtgtgtgggctcaCGCACACTTGTGCAATGCATGTACAAGTAAGTATAGCACTTAGAACAGTTCCCAGCACATGGTGAGGCCGTATGAATGTCGGCTGATAGTATTAGTAATGTATATTGTTATGCCTTCCTAGAGGCCACGAAGAGGCCAACTTACGCCACAGCCCAagagggaagccccagtttccttCTGTCTTTGCCCGTCCTGATGGAGTTACAAAGCCCCAGGACCTGGAGCCCTGGGGAAGCCCCTGTGACCTCCTTGTATCTTGTGGTTACAGTTCAAATAGCGTCAGGAATAAACGACGAGATTGTCTCAGCCCGACACCAGCTACATCCCTCAGGCACCCCCACATTGTACCAGCACTGTCTCTGCACTGGGGCCAGAGTAAGGCCCCAAGCCAAGCGTGGATGCCACGGAGGATGGAGTCCTACCTGGACCTCTCAGGCTGTGGCTTATCTCCTTCCCCTGGGAAGGCAGCATTGGGGGGCTGCCTGAGGAACAGTTCCACGAAGGCTGGTGGGTGGAACCTGAGGCTGGGATATACACCCCAGGGTTCTGGGACCCAGTGACCCTGGCCTGTCAGGGAGGGGAGGCATCGCAGGCTGCCTGGAGCcctgcaggggaggggtggggcctgACCCTGTGATCCTAGACCTCAGGCCAGGGCCAGAGGAGACCAGGTGTGTCCTCAGGCCGCTTCCGCATGGTCCCTCCACTGCGAGGAGGACACCTGGGCCCTCCCCTGGTGGAGGGGTGTGAAGCCAGGGTGTCTGAGCGGCACATGCCACGTTCCCGTGTTGCAGGCGCTCTGCCGTCTCATGCTGGGGGTCCTCGTGCCTGTGAGGGGCAGAAACCCCGACACCTTCTCCCTGATGGTGGAGCTCCCGAGGAGTGCACTAGAGAGACAGTCCCAGAGCTGGCTGGTACAGTGTCtctcacacttttaaaaatacaggcttCAAACAAATCTGTTTTGGAAACACATTGTGTAGAAGTCAGGACGGCCCCCGCTGAGCAGAGCGACtggggcccctccctcccaccctccgcaCAGAGGGCCCTGGGGTGCCCCAGGGAGCACATTTTGAAGGACGCTGATAAACACACACATGTCCTCACGTGTCCATGACGacaccgaggcccagagaagttacaCGCATCACCTGCAGAAGGCGGAGACTTAACCAGCTTGCCCTCCAGTAACCCTCTCCGCTACGGCGCTATCACTGATCCCCAAAAAGGGACACGTCACGGTTTCACTGATTCTCTGGGGAGAGAACACATCCCTGTGGGGAACCCACACGTCCCACTGGTGCACCAGAGTGACCTTCCAGACCCAGGGAGAAATCTGGCCCTCAGAGGCTGGTAGAGGCCCCCGGAGAGGGGAGGCCCCAGGAGTGATGCCCCAGTGCTGGGTGTGGACCTGGCCCTGTCCGGCGGCCCCTCCCCGGGCAGGGCCTGAGTTCCAGCAGGGAGCCACGTGCCCAGCGCTGGAAGTGGGGTCATCAGAGGTTCAGGTCAAATCACACCCTCCACATACGGACTTTTAGGGGGAGCAGAGGCTTGTGGAGGACATGCCAGCCCACGCTGTTGGCGCCTCTGCCAGAAACCCCGCCTGAGCCTCAGGGCCCCTGGGACAGCCCGGGCCAGAGCTGGAAGGGCCTGGAGGGTCATCCGGCGCCACCCCTGCAGCTCCCAGAGGTGCAGCTCCCAGAGGTGCAGCTCCCAGAGGTGCAGCTCCCAGAGGTGCAGCTCCCAGAGGAGCTCGGGCCCAGGGCACCAGGCTCCTGGTGGGAGGGCCCGGCTGAGAGACAGCAGTGGGAGGGGATAGGGAAGTGGGTTTCAGAGATGTTGAAGACGGCAGTCACTGGCTTGTGGTGGATCCGTGGGTCAGAGGAGGCCTGGCGGAGACGCTGCCTGCCACGGGGACAGACCCTGGACCCgagggactggggtggggtgggggtggagtctGTGCCGCTGGGACACTCACCCGGTGAGTCGCGGAGGGCCAGGGCCTCGAGAGGCTGTGGGTTGGGAAAGGGGTTCCGCCAGCCTGACCCCTCAGagaccctcccctccctggggagccccccggctGCCCCCACAGCCCTCTGTCTGTTGCAGCAACTGCCTGCACGTGGTGGAGCCCATGCCGGTGCCCGGCCACGACGTGGAGGCCTACTGCCTGCTGTGCGAGTGCAAGTACGAGGAGCGcagcaccaccaccatcaagGTGCCCGGCGGCCGCCCCGCCCCTGCGCGGCCCCGCCCCTGCgcggccccgccccaccccctctTCCTGGGGGGCCTGCggggccccgccccgccctccgtcCTGTCCTGTTTGCTTCTGCAGCGTTGctcggggctggggggctggctCGAGGCTGGCCTGGTCGCAACCCAgggacctccttcccaccccgCTTGGGGCCGCTCTCCCCTCTGACGCCATCACACTCGCGGGGGTACCTGGGAGGGGGGCTGAGACCCCTTCCCCCACGCTTCCcgtcttcctctcccttctcgcCTTTCGTTTGTTCAGTAGACATTTCCGGGGCTCCTGCTGTGTCCCGGGCACCGTAAGGGATGATGGAGCGGAGGTAGCCCGCCCTCCGGAGCCTGCAGTCTAGTTAAGCTTCCAGAGCTGCGGGCCTGGCAGGATGGCCATCAGACGCCCCCCTTGCTTCCCCTGAACCCCATTCTCATGGGCATCAGTGAATTCAGGGGAGGTGGTGGAGTGGCCACCAACACAcagtgaggacatggagaggccTGATCCCTGGTCCCCTCCAGGCAGACGAGCCCCCAGCACCACCACACCCCAACCAGGGCGAGCCTGGCCGTGCTTGCGGATTTCCAACAGAAGCCTCTCCTGGTCCAGCTCTTAAGCTTATTTCTGCGTGTCTGGTGAAGGGTCTGGAAATAGCATCAGGAAAGAACCCGCAGGAATTTGGCAGCAGCCCTGAGCCTGCCCTCGGGCTTCCCTTTCGAGGTTCTTTTGAAGGGGAAGTGGTCCTCACCGCTGCCCTCCCTGCCTGGCCCATGGTGCCCATCCTGTCCCCTCTGACGTGGAGACGGTTGCCTGTCCACCCTCCCTATCATCACCCCTTCCCCTCTGAGCTTATCCACTGGCCCCACGCTTGGGGGACCAGGTCCCCAAGACCTTAGATTGGAAGGGACTTCCTGACGTGGGGACCTCATCAGATACATCTTAATCCCCCAGTTTCCCTGTAGTCCTTGCTAAGAGACCAGAGAGAACCCCCTCCAGCTTCAGCCCCCCCCCTTCCTGGGGTACAGGCAAGAGTTCTGATCCTTCACCCTGGCTGAAGATGCCCCAGTCAGGGAGGCGTGTGGTCCAGCTGGACTTGGCTGTGGACTAAGCTCGGCTCCCGTCACAGCGTAGACACGGGGCTAGGGTCGCCAGCGACAGATGGCAGTTGGGGAGCAGAAGAGGCTTAGGAGTTGCAGTCACGGCAAATCTGGGTTCCAGGCACATCCACCACTTGGTATTCTTGGGACTGAGGGTGATGGCGTGGCCTGGGGGGCTCTGCATCAGGTGAGTGTCAGCCCCTGGGGGACATTTGGAGATGGACTGTGGCCCCAGTAACTGTGGTGTGTTACTGACCGTGGAGGGCAGTGTCCTGGGGAGTCCTGCCTAAGGTGCCCGGAGTACCCACACTGGGAAACATCTCATTAGCTTCCTTGACTCTGTTTTTCCTGTAAAACAAAAATGACTGCAGCTTGGGAGGCTCTCCAGGCCTGTAATTctgccccagcctcacctcctgctgtgactgacggtggggggtgtgtgtctgtggccGCGGCCTGTCCCCTCTGCTCCCTGAAGGTGACTCGCCCTCTTGGGACTGAAGCTCCCACCCCGTCACCCTGTGCTGCCCTCAGCAGGGCTCGGTTCTCCCCGCTCTGACGGGCGCTCCCCCTGCCCCCGTCTGGCCAGGCAGATTCCCCTCCCCGCTCTCCACTCCTGGGGGCGCCTCATCTGTCATCTTTGTGCTGCCAGAGAACTGGTGGCTCTTGTGGGGTCCCGACCACCGAGGGCACAGTCAGCAAAGGTGGGGTGGGTCGTTCTCCGCGCCCGCGGTCTCCTGGCCTGTCTGCAGGCAGCACTCGGGGCCACACTGCCCGGTGAAGACAGACTGCAAGGGAGGGGAGCGGCATCCCGCAGGGCAAGCTGGGTCCCTTCCGCTCGCAGGTCATCATCGTCATCTACCTGTCGGTGGTGGGCGCCCTCCTGCTCTACATGGCCTTCCTGATGCTGGTGGACCCTCTGATTCGAAAGCCGGACGCCTACACTGAGCGGCTGCACAACGAGGAGGAGAACGAGGTAGCGGCCCTTCCGCCCAACGCGGCGTCCCTGGGGCCTCGGCGGGcggtcttcccctcccccagcgctCCAGTGGCTCCTCTCCCGTGTGGTGTCCTGTGCGTCACCCGGACCGCAGTGTCTCCTCAGCGGGGGCAGCCTTGAGTTTTCCCTGATTGGCATCAGCAGCTTCAGTGCACGGGTCGGGGAGCCTCCTTGTCGCCCTGCATTCCTAGCAGAGGGCCAGTGAGCCCGCCAGGCAGCCCCATGTGGGTGCTCAGAGCTTGGTGTCAGGTTGACGGTGGACTTGGAGAGTGTACCCGGAGAGTCAGGGGAGCCCGGGGTGGGACACAGGAGGCGCAGGCAGCTCTGTGGGAGTGAAAGGTGGTGTGTGTCGTGCAGAGCTGTGACGGTGTCAGGGGCTCCTGGCCTGTGCCCCTCGAGCTCGCCCCCTCGGGCCTACACAGCCGCCACGTGTGCCCGAGACAGcagtgagggaggaggggtgCCCCAGAGGGTGGCATCTGCGGGCAGGTGGGGCTCAGGACGCTTCCTGCCCTGGGGACCAGCTGCGCGCAGGTGCGGAGAGCTCGGCCTCACCCTGGTTTACGTAAAGCCGGGGTGGAAGGACCACAGCCGGGAGGTTAACACGTGTAAGAGGGACTCTTCCTGCAGGGACACAGGTGAGCGAGGTGAAGGGGTGAGTGGTCACTAGAGCACCAGGCTTAGGCGGCAGCGCCGGCCGGCTGTCGCCCTTGAGAGCATCTCACGTAGCGGGTGGAGCTGGGAAGGGCAGGTTCCCGCCAAGAAGAGGGGCTGGGGCTCAGACCTCAGCGTGAAGCTGCCCGGCCGGCCGCATGGGGCAGGCGTGCACAcggccagggagggagggggcctggCCCGTCCCTGGACCCCATGGCCCCTCGGGGGTGGGTGCCCCCAGCCTCCTGCTGACACGCGCCCAGCCAGTGGCGCTGGGGCTGGGAGGCGGGCATGGGGGGGCCGGCAGTTGGGTGGTCTCTCTGCCCAGGAGGAAATCTCGCACGCCTACCTGGTTATTAACGCGCGGTAACAGCGGCTCTGCTGGGGGCAGAGCGGCGCGGGTGAGTACCCCGTGATTAGGGGATGCGTGCGGTAATTgcagccctggctggggagcGGCTGAGAGATGGGCCATGATTACACGGCTCCGCGGCCTCCCCGGAATGCGTGCCACCTGGCTGCAGAGCCCGAAGGGAGGGCAAGCCGCACGGCTCTTTATGGGCCCCGCCCTGGGCACCCCGGCTCGCCCCGTCcctgtttctcttcctcctgACATACTCAGGTCCTGCAGGTGCCCGTGTAGACAGATGCACAGACCTCGGGCCCGCCCTCAGGGGCAGAGCCCCCGGTCAGGCATGCGGGATAGAAGGCTgtcaggggaggggcgggggaagcTGGGGCTGACTTTTCCTGGGTGTTAGTGTGGGAAGGCTTCCTGGCAGCGGGGCTCTTCGTGGTGGGGCGGGGCCGCTTAAGTGCTGGGGCCCCTGGAGCTGAGTGGAGCGGAGACCGCGGTGGCGCCCGGGCCTGGGGCCGGCAAGGGGAGGAGGCCCTGCCTGGCTGAGCTGAATCTCTGGAAATGCTCTGAAGAGCATTTCCCTTCAGAGGGATGGGGCCCCCCCGGGGCGGGGGACTTAGCTTTCACCCCAAGCGGAAGAAAGTCAGGCTCTAGGCCTGTGCAACCCAGTGACCTTGAGAAGGCTCCCCTCCACACCCCAGGAGTCGGGGGGTCGATCGCATCCCAGCATGGGGGCCCTTTGGGTCGTCCCCCCATTCCTGTAGCCGGGAGCTCCTGCCCTGGGGCTCGAGGACAGAGAGGAAGGGGGCCTGGCCCACCGCGCTGAGGAGATGAAAGCCCCGCTCCCTCTGAAGGTGCCAGCCGGCCCGGTGGGCCCCCGGTGCGGGGCGCTGCCTTTCCTGATTCCAGCAGCATCAGGACTAATCCCCCGGCTCAGACGCCCTTTGAAAGGAGGAAGCCAGCCTTTTTGCTGGGGCAGAAACGGCAAACAGAGCTGTGCTAGATGTGTAGGTTTGGCCCCTtttgaagagagagaagggagggttcCTACAAGGCTGTGGGTGTCTGTGGGCCTCAGCTCTGCAGGGTCCCCTGAGACCACAGCCCACTGGGCaggagtgggggagagaggggtgtgCAGGAGTGATGGCAGCCGGGGACCCTCCCTTCCCAGGGCGGTGAGGAGCCCAAGAGGGACAGGGCCCTCGTCCCCCTGAGCCCAGAGCAGGAAGGGGGACGAGGAAGGGCAGGGCTGGCGGACGTCTCTAGAACGGCCGTCAGGA
This sequence is a window from Globicephala melas chromosome 1, mGloMel1.2, whole genome shotgun sequence. Protein-coding genes within it:
- the TMEM9 gene encoding proton-transporting V-type ATPase complex assembly regulator TMEM9 isoform X3: MKLLCLVAVVASLLVLPAQANKSSEDIRCKCICPPYRNISGHIYNQNVSQKDCNCLHVVEPMPVPGHDVEAYCLLCECKYEERSTTTIKVIIVIYLSVVGALLLYMAFLMLVDPLIRKPDAYTERLHNEEENEDARSVAAATFSGPRANTVLERVEGAQQRWKLQVQEQRKTVFDRHKMLS